In the Azospirillum humicireducens genome, AGACGGCGTCCGGCATCCGCATCGGCGCGGGATTCGGAGGGTTCGTTCAGCCGGTTGCGGGCACGCCGCATGATCTGGCGGCAGGCCTCCACCGACTTGCCGAGGATCGCCGCGATCTCCGTGTAATCGAGGTCCATCGCCTCGCGCAGGACGAAGACCACGCGCTGGTCCGGCGCCAGCCGTTCCAGCAGCAGGAGCATCGCGATCGGCACCGACTCGCACTCAGGTCCCTCGTCAGCCCCGTCGGCCCAGGCGGCGACCTCCGGTTCGGGCAGCCACAGCCCGTAATAGCGCTCCCGCGCCACCTGGGCGGAACGCAGCCGGTCAAGCGCCAGCCGGGTCACAAGCGTCGTCAGAAAGGCGGGGGCCGACCCGACGCTGCCGGGCGCCACTGCGGACCAGCGCAGCCAGGCGTCCTGCAGCGTGTCCTCCGCCTCCGCCACCGAGCCGAGCAGCCGGTAGGCCAGGGCGCGCAGCCGCGCCCGCTCGCCCGCGAAGGCGGCGAGCGCGGTGTCCGGATCGGCCAGCGCCGTCACGCCGCCATCCCCACGGCGGTGCCCTCGATATGCTGGGCGATGCCGATGCGGTTCCAGGCGTTGATCTGCGCCGCCGTCACCGTCAGTTGGGCGATCTGCTCGGCGTTGAAATGGCGTTGCAGTTCCCGATAGGCTGCGTCGATGCGGTCATGCTGGGCGCGGGTCAGCACCTCGGCCCAGGCGAAAGCGGCGCGTTCGTCGGGCAGGAACAGATCCGACCGCTCCCACTCGGCAAGGGAGGCGATGCGCTGTTCCGACTGGCCGTCGTGGCGGGCTTCCTTGCTGTGCATGTCGATGCAATAGGCGCAGCCGTTGATCTGCGACACGCGCAGGTCGATCAGATGAATCAAGCCGGTCGGCAGGCCGCTGCCGCGGATAGTCTTGGCTGTGGCGTACAGCGTGGCAAACAGGGACGGTGCATCGGTGGCGACGGTGAAACGGAAAGCCATGGTTCGCATCCTCGTTTGGAGTGTCATCGCCCCCATGACGGGGCGACCCGCTCCGGCGTGACGCATGGCAGCCCCGCACCTTGCTCAAGGCTGATCCACCCCGCCCGTCAGCCCTCCGTCAGCAACTCCACAGCCTCGTGCAGGATGGCGATCTTGGCGGCGAAACGGCCTTCGGGATCGCTTTCGCCGATCAGGCGGATCATGACGCCCAGGACATGGGCAACCTGCGGCGCCAGCCCGGCATGGCTCCGCACATGGCGGGCGAGGCCGGCCAGCG is a window encoding:
- a CDS encoding carboxymuconolactone decarboxylase family protein is translated as MAFRFTVATDAPSLFATLYATAKTIRGSGLPTGLIHLIDLRVSQINGCAYCIDMHSKEARHDGQSEQRIASLAEWERSDLFLPDERAAFAWAEVLTRAQHDRIDAAYRELQRHFNAEQIAQLTVTAAQINAWNRIGIAQHIEGTAVGMAA
- the sigJ gene encoding RNA polymerase sigma factor SigJ, translated to MTALADPDTALAAFAGERARLRALAYRLLGSVAEAEDTLQDAWLRWSAVAPGSVGSAPAFLTTLVTRLALDRLRSAQVARERYYGLWLPEPEVAAWADGADEGPECESVPIAMLLLLERLAPDQRVVFVLREAMDLDYTEIAAILGKSVEACRQIMRRARNRLNEPSESRADADAGRRLADAFAEASARRDYAAIVALLSNDAQWLSDGGGMVRTAVNPLFGAERIARFLLGVQRKRGVGFGFVQVRVNGGPGLLAELGGSFRSVLAFDIADGRIRRIYQIANPQKLKHVAGFGETGVQ